The Ficedula albicollis isolate OC2 chromosome 1, FicAlb1.5, whole genome shotgun sequence nucleotide sequence gatttaaaaacaCAGCCCAGTGTCTTTCTTGATGTGAATCTTATCATGATGACCTTTTCTATTCACACTCTCCCCAGCTCGTCaggatttttatggaatttcCTAACACCTTCTTCATTATGCAGCTTTTATAACGTCACGTACATGTCATCATTCATTAAAATATGGAAGCCAGCAAAAGGAGCTGTAGTGTTTGGTGCTGGTATCAGGCAGGCAATCTCAGCTGCTTTGCCATCATTAttttcagctgctcctgaaaAAGTGAAGATTTTTTCCAAAGGCCCTTGTTTGTCACTGTTCTTCCCATCTTCTTGCTGGCTTTCTGCCTCAGTGATGGACTCTGGTTCCTCATACTCTAGTTTGGTTTGCAACACCACGTGGTCATTTTTGACTAGCCattcctggaaaaattaaaatgttaatgttGGCAGAGATGAGTTATCTGTCAAAAGAAACTTGGTTCTACAGATACCAGTTaacaattttccttttatattgGCATCTCTCCAGGATAAGCCACAATGGAGAAGATGATAAGGAAGCAATATAAAGAAGCAGGACATAAAATAGCAGGGTAGAAGAAAGACAGAATGGCAGGGAAGCAGACAGGATTCCAGAACTGCATACAAACTCCTACTTATTCTTGAGAccatataaaatacatttttgtatttaattaagACCCTTAGAAACCTTGTATGTGAAAAATATCTGGTGTTCCCTCTTTGATAGTTTCATGCTTTCTTTGGCCCAAGCCCTGACTTAATCTAAATTGAGACTAAATTTAGATGAAGATTTAGGCAACATTGCATATCTGTATCAATGCTTCAGTACCAATTTGAATTTGTATATCTTTTATATAAAAAGTTTTCAGCTTGTCACTGAAAAGTTACTAGTGATTTTTGATATTCCATTggatttgaaaatgtaaatatttaatctaTTTCCCATTTAGAGGAAACTTACTAGCAATTAAGGTAAAGACTAGTACAGCTAATACAGAAAACTACACCACATATGTGTTGTCAGGGGCTCATAAGAAACATAAAGATAGTGAAAGCAAAACCTGTAGTCTATTCATTTGATAACCATCCTGTGTCTAAAGGCTTTGTGAACATGCACCTCTCTGGCTAAGAGAGGATGTTTCCTACTGTGACTGACACCTCCAAAGGTGTGAGTGCCATCACTGTGCCAGCACTCACACACTCAGCACTTCACAAACATAAGGACAGGATCAGGTTGAAGCAAGCTCCTTGACCCATCATGTGCAGGAAAGGATGCAAACACCACATTTCAGGGGATATTGTGCCCCCTGACACCCTTAAGCTCTTCTCCAGCACTTTCTCTGTCTCTATAGCAAATGTCTTTTCACAGTgccaaagcagagctctggcatTTGCTCTGTGGATCCTCTTGGTGATGCTGCACaaggggaagggtttgggggcTTTTATCGTGGGTCAGAGACTCCTTGTGGTAGTATCTGTGCAGAGCAAGAATCAGTAGCTACCTTCAAATTATTATCAATGTTGTGGAGTTTACAGCCCTGCTAAGAAGGTGATTTTTACCTGTAAGTTTCCATTATGATCATTGAAGAGATCAGCAAATGAGTATTTTGGGTCTGGTATAGCAGGCAGGACTGATGTCTGAAccctgcaaaaagaaaagaaaaatacaaatcaatGTTTTGTTATAGCACAGTTATTCATACAAAAATCTCCTTTAGCAGAGTTCTGTACCCACAAATATATATTACATGACAATACTCTgttcttgatttattttaaatgtgttctAAAGTCAAAAAGCAGTTATAACAGTCTGATAACAGCATTGGGCTAAGAGaattttttatgaattttcaACTCAACCCCAGCCTAGAAAAATCCAGACTTTACACAAACTTCCAGCAAGTCAGCATGTGCCATTCTGCTTGATGCAGTAGTCAGAGCTTGAATTCTCTGATTACCTTCCCCTAGAGAGGGGACATGGTGTAGCAACCAGCTGTATTGGCTGACTTAGTGAACACAAACTTAAACGTGAACCATAGAAGTGCAGGAGAAAAAACTCAATTTATGAACTAAAAAGGTAATTAGAGTCACAAATACTTTCATCTCTGAAAATACATAGTTTCTGGCTTTTTATTCCACcaaaaaaagtaagaaagatGAGGCCTTTGTGGGTTTGCTTGTTGTTTGGTagttgtttgggatttttttaagttgtAAATTCTAAACATGAACACCATTATTCAACTGGCAATCTAAATATTAATATAGTCTTATTAAAGCTAAATGCACTCAAGCTTACTTTATCCTACTCCAAGCAGACATTTTGATTAATTGATGAAGATTGCACAAAAGAATGTCCTTTTAGAAGAAGAAGCTAGAAAAATTGGCTTCTCAGGATTTAACTAGAATtctaaaaaaaagagaagaaattaggTGCAAGCGACAGAGTTTTATCCTGAAATATTGCCTTTTACCAGAATTGTTCCAGTTTTGCAAATTAAAGGTCTGGGTGTTTGGAAAGCCAGGATGTATTATTCCTCAAACAGTGATTAAGCTACTGACTACTACATCTTCACCATGGCTTCATTTATCTGATAAGAATTTTCATCACTAAAAGGCTTCATCCAGAATGGTAGCTGTGTTTTCATGACATGGCTATTTAGTAGTAAccaataaaattatatttacctCTGCCATTTACACAGAAGAATCAGGAGAATAAGCATCATTAAGAGTACTGCCTGTGAACAACTTAAAACAATTATTGTTTTTGACTGAGGAGTTACATCATCATCACATGAATCTAAGaataaacacaaaaagaatatgtcaaaaaaattttttttgctttaactGTACATGTTCTTAATCATGCTAAAATGttggcttttctttaaaaaggaaaaaaaagcaacaagtTTTTAAAGACAAGACAAGTTTAATTGTTCCATTGAGACTGCAAAGAAAATCTCTGCTTCCCCAAACCTTGCAACAAtataaaattgtgtttttatttatataaattgaCCTGGTAGAGAGCAACAGAGGGGGGGTTATAGGCAGTGTAGATACATTATGAATCAATCAAGTATTTCTACTCACCTCCATCACATCACTTTTACAGTGATAAAGCAACTTTGTGCTAAGATCTGTATTACATACAACTACTTACAATCACTAAAGCTGCAAATGCAAGTTTACATGTAGCCCAAATGTCTTATctcccaacaaaaaaaatacaaacaaataatCCCAGCAAACAAAGAGCCAGCAAATCACAAGAGTTGATACCCAGAAAGTAACTAGTGGCAGGCTAACACCTAACATACAAGTATATAAAACTAATGaatttgtgcatttttctgcattcttagtgttcttcctgcagcttttaTAATGCAATCTCAAACCTCTGCCTCCTACTACTGGCTTTCTGGTCTccacaaaaataccaaaacccTGGATAATTATTCATACAGGAGCAACTCTCGAGCCTGTTCCCCGCCCTTGCTCTGTTTAGATGCCAGGAAGCCACAAGTAAAATTATGACCTCCCCCCCCACTAAGTGAGGTCTTCAGAGTTTATGAAATTTCTTGAAGCTTCATGGCTTGACCTGATTAGAGATTTGGAGCAAATTTCTTGAAGCTTCATGGCTTCACCTGATTAGAGATTTGGAGCAAAACAGGCACAATTAAACATTCACATGAATTTTCTTTGATAACACAAGATGGAGAACAATAGTGCAACATTCATTTGCTGGATGTCCTCAGCTTCTTTTGCAGTTACCTCTTCTCTTTTGCACTTAGActagatatagatatagatatagatatagatatagatatagatatagatatagatatagatatagatatagatatagatatagatatagatatagatatagatatagatatagatatagatatagatatagatatagatatagatatagatatagatatagatatagatatagatatagatatagatatagatatagatatagatatagatatagatatagatatagatatagatatagatatagatatagatatagatatagatatagatatagatatagatagatagatagatagatagatagatagatagatagatagatagatagatagatagatagatagatagatagatagatagatagatagatagatagatagatagatagatagatagatagatagatagatagatagatagatagatagatagatagatagatagatagatagatagatagatagatagatagatagatagatagatagatagatagatagatagatagatagatagatagatagatagatagatagatagatagatagatagatagatagatagatagatagatagatagatagatagatagatagatagatagatagatatgtATATGTTAGCTGTTACCTAATAACGTGCCATTCATCCAAAATGTTTCAGCTTCCCAGTCACTGCTGTAATTCTCTACATTGCAGTGTCGTGAGAGCCTCCACAGTCTGACCCGGAAAGAATAGCACTTCCTTGGATCAAAGCCTTGCTCTCCAACTCTGCAGCACCTAGAAGTTCTGGACTGAGAAAGAAGGATTATCATTGTTAATTGCTGTTTTCAAGATAGTGCTTCAAAATACTGCACTCAGTCTTGATCACAACTAGGATAAAGGATAGGCCAGTGCAAAACCTCAGAACCGAATGTTCTCTGAGTTTTGAGGAATTCTGTTTCTTGATTGACTTTTGACTATTCACATCCATTCCTTTTTGCAGGGTGTTGAGCTGAAGGCTCTAACAATCATTGCATGGTGCACTATGTTAGAGTTGCATATTTGCAATACACAAAGACACTTCAATCCATAC carries:
- the CRLF2 gene encoding cytokine receptor-like factor 2; the encoded protein is MRLIFQAYLMTFTLGNLVASQLQSSGGKVAINTTIINFNKEKMQITWATREIFPNENVSFFYTFDEGKQKFWKPCTTYLLDQDYNSGCLFKTEGPTLAISIRSSNGSEDLFSKIFKTDFYIKPSPPENVTFFWEEDTVTVSCNKPKRNALCLTLELQYKSKFDKEWQSRTSRCCRVGEQGFDPRKCYSFRVRLWRLSRHCNVENYSSDWEAETFWMNGTLLDSCDDDVTPQSKTIIVLSCSQAVLLMMLILLILLCKWQRVQTSVLPAIPDPKYSFADLFNDHNGNLQEWLVKNDHVVLQTKLEYEEPESITEAESQQEDGKNSDKQGPLEKIFTFSGAAENNDGKAAEIACLIPAPNTTAPFAGFHILMNDDMYVTL